Proteins from a genomic interval of Symmachiella macrocystis:
- a CDS encoding serine hydrolase domain-containing protein: protein MRWRQHNLIAVGLLLPCLLVVDWQPACEAKEPDSFQTVERRFQLKLEELHRAHGFPGATAAFVMPDGRVGTAAVGLADVEHKIPMTTETRMLAGSIGKTFVAAVALQLASEGKLNLDDKISTWLGEEKWFAKLPNGSDITLRHLLTHSSGLTDHVDSVEYANAIVQEAIVSGDPDFVFGPERLVSFALNKEPLFAAGEGYSYTDTGYILVGLIIEKVSGRSYYEEVGERFLKPLKLTLTSPSNTRKLPGLAPGYLAKDNPLGLPPKNAEAGTMHFHPGNEWTGGGLCSNPRDLARWAMSLYGGKQFEPRWQKELLGSKVPIGKSNKGFYGLGVFITESELGTVYGHTGWFPGWVSSMAYFSKPDIAVAVQVNRDFQASPDAYASELVKVVLESPR, encoded by the coding sequence ATGCGTTGGCGACAACACAACCTCATTGCCGTTGGTTTGCTATTGCCCTGTTTGTTGGTTGTCGATTGGCAACCTGCCTGCGAAGCGAAGGAACCTGATTCGTTCCAAACTGTCGAACGACGTTTCCAATTGAAACTTGAAGAGCTGCACCGCGCGCATGGCTTTCCTGGAGCGACAGCTGCATTTGTGATGCCGGATGGTCGAGTTGGCACGGCTGCAGTTGGTTTGGCCGATGTTGAGCACAAGATTCCCATGACGACCGAGACCCGCATGCTGGCAGGCAGTATCGGTAAGACGTTTGTGGCGGCTGTGGCGCTGCAACTTGCCTCGGAAGGCAAACTGAATCTCGACGACAAGATTTCCACCTGGTTGGGCGAGGAAAAGTGGTTTGCGAAGTTGCCCAACGGGTCCGACATTACTTTGCGGCATTTGCTGACGCATAGTAGTGGTCTGACGGATCACGTTGATAGTGTGGAGTATGCCAACGCGATCGTCCAAGAAGCCATAGTGTCGGGTGACCCTGATTTCGTGTTCGGTCCCGAGCGACTTGTGAGTTTCGCTCTCAATAAAGAGCCGTTATTTGCTGCCGGAGAAGGGTATAGTTACACCGATACCGGTTACATCCTGGTTGGTCTGATTATTGAAAAAGTCAGCGGCCGGTCGTATTACGAAGAGGTGGGGGAGCGGTTTTTAAAACCGTTGAAGCTCACGCTCACGAGTCCATCGAATACACGGAAGTTGCCCGGACTGGCCCCCGGCTATTTGGCCAAGGACAATCCGTTGGGATTGCCGCCCAAAAACGCGGAGGCAGGCACGATGCATTTCCATCCTGGCAATGAATGGACGGGAGGCGGGTTGTGTTCCAACCCACGCGACCTCGCGCGCTGGGCCATGTCGCTGTATGGTGGGAAACAGTTTGAGCCACGCTGGCAAAAGGAATTGCTCGGATCGAAGGTACCGATCGGAAAATCGAACAAGGGATTCTACGGTCTGGGCGTTTTCATCACTGAGTCTGAATTGGGAACCGTGTACGGACATACCGGCTGGTTCCCGGGTTGGGTCTCGAGCATGGCATATTTTTCAAAACCGGACATTGCGGTAGCGGTACAGGTAAATCGCGATTTCCAAGCCAGTCCGGACGCCTATGCATCTGAACTAGTCAAGGTGGTCTTAGAAAGCCCACGGTAG
- a CDS encoding beta-propeller domain-containing protein, which produces MKKSAATDAMQSRLFLRWSSLLLAVATCITFSMYGELAFAAEDAAVQHSFLGVGLANKAVIVGEDGAVEWKFDMPASDGWVLPNGNVLLALYGTKEFPSGGIVEVDRETKKIVFQYKAQQKETSTVQPLPDGKYLLAELGPKPRALVINRQGEVVKSTPLQCQTDNAHMQTRMLRVLPNGNYLAPHLFDFAVKEYTPDTGKVVRSFATDDRGREKRDWPFTAIRLKDGNTLIACTNGNRIIEVDADGKIVWSVTNDDLGEDLFDDACGAQRLPNGNTVISSYHAKGDAVKLFEITRDKKVVWRYSGMNAGFHHFQILTTNGKPVEENTWK; this is translated from the coding sequence ATGAAAAAATCCGCTGCCACAGACGCGATGCAGAGCCGTTTATTTCTCCGCTGGAGTAGCCTATTGCTAGCGGTTGCGACTTGCATCACGTTCAGCATGTATGGGGAGTTGGCGTTTGCGGCAGAGGACGCTGCTGTTCAGCATTCTTTTCTTGGTGTTGGGCTTGCCAATAAGGCGGTCATTGTTGGCGAAGATGGGGCAGTGGAATGGAAATTTGATATGCCGGCTAGTGATGGCTGGGTGCTTCCCAATGGCAACGTGTTGTTGGCGCTGTATGGGACGAAAGAGTTTCCCAGCGGTGGCATTGTGGAAGTTGATCGCGAAACGAAAAAGATCGTTTTTCAATACAAAGCTCAGCAAAAAGAGACCAGCACCGTGCAACCGTTGCCTGATGGCAAGTATCTGCTTGCCGAGTTGGGTCCCAAGCCGCGTGCTCTGGTAATCAACCGCCAAGGAGAAGTCGTTAAGTCGACGCCGCTGCAGTGCCAGACAGACAATGCTCACATGCAAACGCGGATGCTACGGGTGTTGCCGAATGGAAATTACCTGGCGCCGCACTTATTCGATTTCGCCGTCAAGGAATACACCCCTGATACGGGCAAAGTTGTCCGCTCGTTTGCGACGGATGACCGTGGCCGCGAAAAACGTGACTGGCCCTTCACCGCCATCCGTCTGAAAGATGGCAATACGCTGATCGCTTGTACGAACGGCAATCGGATTATCGAAGTCGATGCCGATGGCAAGATCGTTTGGAGCGTGACGAATGACGACCTTGGCGAAGATCTCTTCGATGATGCCTGCGGCGCGCAGCGCTTGCCGAACGGCAACACGGTGATCTCCAGCTATCACGCGAAAGGCGACGCGGTCAAACTGTTTGAAATCACGCGCGATAAGAAAGTCGTTTGGCGTTATTCGGGAATGAATGCCGGGTTTCACCATTTCCAAATCCTCACGACCAATGGGAAGCCGGTCGAGGAAAACACTTGGAAATAG
- a CDS encoding DUF1501 domain-containing protein: MLTIAGRAHSTGDFCDGVSRRDVLRIGSLAAMGTASAWSLPDLLRAESLSGSKSLKSVIMIYLVGGPPHQDMFDLKPEAPKEIAGPWRPIATNVPGFEICEAFPRLATMADKLTVIRSLVGNQAGHDAIQVFNGHHPKNQKPSGGWPQFGTMVSKVQGPARPESPPFVSLCYTCTHGPYNEPGPGFLGAAHSPFRPMGETRHDMVLNGVTLDRLADRKSLLNGLDLIRREIDQTSTMEGLDAFTEQAMGLLTSSKLAEALDLSQEDPRTVERYGTGDPTIMIDSNGAPRVPQSLLLARRLIEAGVRVVTLNYSKWDWHGGRNTEGRADNSIFLREEEDFPIFDQCVSALVEDLHQRGLAEDCAVVVWGEFGRTPRISARVGRDHWPKVNCALMAGGAMQHGQVIGATDRIAGEAVARPVTFGEVYATLFRHLGIDTGQTTITDLNGRPQYLVEGEALPMSELV, encoded by the coding sequence ATGTTGACGATTGCCGGACGTGCCCATTCCACTGGAGATTTTTGCGACGGCGTTTCGCGACGTGATGTTCTGCGGATTGGGAGCCTCGCTGCGATGGGAACCGCCAGCGCGTGGTCACTGCCGGACCTGCTGCGTGCGGAATCGCTTTCGGGCAGCAAGTCGCTAAAATCGGTCATCATGATCTACTTGGTCGGCGGACCGCCGCACCAGGATATGTTCGATCTCAAGCCGGAAGCCCCTAAGGAAATCGCCGGGCCGTGGCGGCCAATCGCGACGAATGTCCCCGGCTTTGAAATCTGCGAAGCGTTTCCCCGACTCGCTACAATGGCGGACAAGTTGACGGTGATTCGCTCGCTGGTGGGCAATCAGGCCGGTCACGATGCGATCCAGGTTTTCAACGGCCATCACCCCAAAAATCAAAAGCCGTCGGGCGGTTGGCCGCAATTTGGGACGATGGTCTCGAAAGTACAAGGGCCGGCGCGTCCCGAATCTCCGCCCTTTGTCAGCCTTTGCTACACCTGCACGCACGGTCCTTACAACGAACCCGGTCCGGGGTTTCTGGGAGCAGCACACTCGCCGTTCCGGCCGATGGGTGAGACGCGACACGATATGGTCCTCAACGGAGTCACGCTCGACCGCTTGGCCGACCGGAAATCGCTCCTCAACGGGTTAGACCTCATCCGACGGGAGATCGATCAGACCTCGACAATGGAGGGTCTAGACGCCTTTACCGAACAAGCGATGGGGCTGCTCACATCATCGAAGCTGGCCGAGGCATTGGATCTCTCACAGGAAGATCCACGCACAGTCGAGCGTTACGGGACCGGTGACCCGACGATCATGATCGACAGCAACGGCGCCCCACGCGTACCGCAAAGCCTGTTGCTCGCCCGCCGTTTAATCGAAGCCGGTGTCCGCGTCGTCACGCTGAATTACAGCAAGTGGGACTGGCACGGCGGTCGGAATACCGAAGGGCGGGCCGATAACTCAATCTTTCTGCGCGAAGAAGAGGATTTTCCGATCTTCGATCAATGCGTCAGCGCGCTGGTGGAAGATCTCCATCAACGAGGACTGGCCGAGGATTGCGCAGTCGTCGTCTGGGGCGAATTCGGCCGGACGCCGAGAATCAGCGCCCGAGTCGGCCGCGATCATTGGCCAAAAGTGAACTGTGCGTTGATGGCCGGTGGCGCGATGCAACACGGACAGGTGATCGGCGCAACCGACCGCATCGCCGGAGAAGCGGTCGCCCGGCCGGTGACGTTTGGCGAAGTTTACGCCACGTTATTCCGGCATCTCGGCATCGATACCGGTCAAACCACAATCACCGACCTCAACGGCCGCCCGCAATACCTGGTCGAAGGTGAAGCTCTGCCCATGTCGGAATTGGTCTAG